A single region of the Dyella humicola genome encodes:
- a CDS encoding Tex family protein — MLSIEQRIAQDIAAKPEQVNAAVDLLDGGATVPFIARYRKEATGGLDDTQLRLLEERLRYLRELEERRSAILASIEEQGKLTDALKGDILYADTKARLEDLYLPYKPKRRTKAQIAREAGLEPLALSLREDPAQSPEAVAAAFVDAEKGVADVRAALDGARAILMESIAENAGLLGELRDWMWDKGQIRAKVVPGKENEGAKFRDYFDHIEPIGKIPSHRLLALMRARNEGVIELELAPTVDMEQGHLEGEGRVAAHAGILDRGRPADAWLRETVRLTWRVKLHLHLTLDLFGRVREGAEDEAIRVFGDNLKDLMLAAPAGAKTVMGLDPGIRTGVKVAVVDATGKLLATDTIYPHEPRNQWDQSIARLAVLSKQHGVDLIAIGNGTASRETDKLAAELMKKHADLKLSKIVVSEAGASVYSASEVASKEFPDVDVSLRGAVSIARRLQDPLAELVKIEPKAIGVGQYQHDVNQVKLARALDAKVEDCVNAVGVDVNTASAALLSRVAGLSASVAENVVKHRDANGPFTNRKALLKVPRLGDKAYEQCAGFLRVPRGDNPLDASAVHPEAYPVVERIIAQCGREVRAIIGDASFLRSLKAEQFTDEKFGVPTVRDILKELEKPGRDPRPEFVAPSFAEGVEDLKDLRPGMVLEGRVTNVAAFGAFVDIGVHQDGLVHVSALSHTFVKDPRDAVKAGDIVKVKVMEVDLPRKRIGLSMRLDDEPGQQARSARPAGDNDARGSQRDNRGPRPGGGAPKPAPTPSNSAFADAMSRAMKR, encoded by the coding sequence ATGCTCAGCATCGAACAACGTATTGCCCAGGACATTGCCGCCAAACCTGAACAGGTCAACGCCGCCGTGGATCTGCTCGATGGCGGCGCCACCGTGCCGTTTATCGCCCGCTACCGCAAGGAAGCCACCGGGGGTCTTGACGACACCCAGCTACGCCTGCTTGAGGAACGCCTGCGCTACCTGCGCGAGCTGGAAGAGCGTCGCAGCGCGATCCTGGCCAGCATCGAGGAACAGGGCAAGCTCACCGACGCGCTGAAGGGCGACATTCTTTACGCGGATACCAAGGCACGCCTGGAAGACTTGTACCTGCCGTACAAGCCCAAGCGCCGCACCAAGGCACAGATCGCGCGCGAAGCGGGCCTCGAGCCGCTGGCGCTCAGCCTGCGCGAAGATCCCGCGCAATCACCGGAAGCGGTTGCCGCCGCGTTCGTCGATGCCGAGAAGGGCGTGGCCGATGTGCGCGCGGCGCTCGATGGTGCGCGCGCCATCCTGATGGAAAGCATCGCCGAGAACGCCGGCCTGCTCGGCGAACTGCGCGACTGGATGTGGGACAAGGGCCAGATCCGCGCCAAGGTGGTGCCTGGTAAAGAGAACGAAGGCGCGAAGTTCCGCGACTACTTCGACCACATCGAACCGATCGGCAAGATTCCCTCCCATCGCCTGCTCGCGCTGATGCGCGCGCGCAACGAAGGCGTGATCGAGCTTGAACTGGCGCCCACCGTCGACATGGAGCAAGGCCACCTGGAAGGCGAAGGCCGCGTAGCCGCACACGCTGGCATCCTCGATCGAGGCCGCCCGGCCGATGCGTGGCTGCGCGAAACCGTGCGCCTCACCTGGCGCGTCAAGCTGCATCTGCATCTCACCCTCGACCTGTTCGGTCGCGTGCGCGAAGGCGCGGAAGACGAAGCCATCCGCGTGTTCGGCGACAACCTCAAGGATCTGATGCTGGCCGCACCGGCCGGGGCCAAGACCGTGATGGGCCTGGATCCCGGTATCCGTACCGGCGTGAAGGTCGCTGTCGTCGACGCCACCGGCAAGCTGCTGGCTACCGACACGATCTATCCGCATGAACCGCGCAACCAGTGGGATCAATCCATCGCGCGTCTGGCCGTGCTCAGCAAACAACACGGCGTGGATCTCATCGCCATCGGCAACGGCACGGCGTCGCGTGAAACCGACAAGCTCGCCGCCGAGCTGATGAAAAAGCACGCAGACCTCAAACTCTCCAAGATCGTGGTGAGCGAGGCGGGCGCATCGGTGTACTCGGCCTCTGAAGTCGCTTCCAAGGAATTCCCGGATGTCGACGTAAGCCTGCGCGGCGCCGTGTCGATTGCGCGCCGCCTGCAGGATCCGCTGGCTGAGCTGGTGAAGATCGAGCCGAAGGCGATCGGCGTGGGTCAGTACCAGCACGACGTGAACCAGGTGAAGCTGGCGCGCGCGCTGGATGCCAAGGTGGAAGACTGCGTGAATGCCGTGGGCGTCGATGTAAACACCGCCTCTGCCGCACTGCTCTCGCGCGTGGCCGGCCTCAGCGCCAGCGTCGCCGAGAATGTAGTGAAGCATCGCGATGCCAACGGCCCGTTCACCAATCGCAAGGCGCTGCTGAAAGTGCCGCGCCTGGGCGACAAGGCGTACGAGCAGTGCGCCGGCTTCCTGCGCGTGCCCCGTGGCGACAATCCGCTCGACGCCAGCGCCGTGCATCCGGAAGCCTATCCGGTGGTCGAGCGCATCATTGCTCAGTGCGGTCGTGAAGTGCGCGCCATCATTGGCGACGCGAGCTTCCTGCGCAGCCTCAAGGCCGAACAGTTCACCGATGAAAAGTTCGGCGTGCCGACGGTGCGCGACATCCTCAAGGAACTGGAAAAGCCCGGCCGCGATCCGCGCCCTGAATTCGTCGCCCCGAGTTTTGCCGAGGGCGTGGAAGACCTGAAGGATCTGCGCCCCGGCATGGTGCTGGAAGGCCGCGTGACGAACGTGGCGGCGTTTGGTGCCTTCGTGGATATCGGCGTGCACCAGGACGGCCTCGTGCACGTCTCCGCGCTGTCGCACACCTTCGTGAAGGACCCGCGTGATGCCGTAAAGGCGGGCGACATCGTCAAGGTGAAAGTGATGGAGGTCGACCTGCCGCGCAAGCGCATTGGCTTGTCCATGCGCCTGGATGATGAGCCAGGTCAGCAGGCGCGCAGTGCCCGCCCGGCTGGCGACAATGACGCGCGTGGCAGCCAGCGCGACAACCGTGGCCCGCGCCCCGGTGGCGGTGCACCCAAGCCGGCACCGACTCCGTCCAACAGCGCGTTCGCCGATGCAATGTCTCGTGCTATGAAGCGCTGA
- a CDS encoding winged helix-turn-helix domain-containing protein produces MAQSQTDSGWIYQCDDIVVEPRAHRLERAGTPVAVEPKAYAVLTTLLQHAGDVVSKDDLLDAAWGHRHVTPGVLSRAISQLRRALGDCAADPHYIGTVHSLGYRFIGDVRRIPIPAVPAESPNGHAVVESPPGIDIHPALATPAPKFKRKSRLTRTLARWLPAAITLAIIAAMLAAMSMGFPPHDHLSLPSTGPRPALVVMPFAHASDPRSLHPRHWPRNRRIATGYLSPRGDDPSQAQASGYLTLRPEQVPAAQD; encoded by the coding sequence ATGGCCCAGTCCCAAACAGACAGTGGCTGGATCTACCAATGCGACGACATCGTCGTCGAGCCACGCGCGCATCGTCTCGAGCGCGCGGGTACCCCCGTAGCTGTCGAACCCAAGGCCTACGCGGTATTGACGACGCTGTTGCAGCACGCGGGCGATGTCGTCAGCAAGGACGATTTGCTCGATGCCGCCTGGGGCCATCGGCACGTCACACCCGGCGTACTCTCGCGTGCCATTTCGCAGCTACGGCGTGCGCTTGGCGATTGCGCGGCCGATCCCCATTACATTGGCACCGTGCATAGTCTCGGTTATCGCTTCATTGGTGATGTCCGGCGTATACCCATACCAGCCGTGCCCGCCGAATCACCCAATGGGCACGCGGTGGTCGAGTCGCCGCCCGGCATCGACATCCATCCGGCGCTTGCCACGCCTGCGCCCAAGTTCAAGCGCAAGTCCAGGCTCACTCGGACGCTCGCGCGCTGGCTACCCGCTGCGATCACGCTGGCCATCATTGCCGCCATGCTGGCTGCGATGAGCATGGGGTTCCCTCCGCACGATCACTTGTCCTTGCCCAGTACTGGGCCGCGCCCGGCCCTGGTCGTGATGCCGTTTGCGCATGCTTCCGATCCGCGCTCCCTGCATCCACGACACTGGCCACGCAACCGCCGCATCGCCACCGGCTATCTATCGCCCCGTGGGGATGACCCTTCGCAGGCGCAAGCCTCAGGTTATCTGACGCTTCGTCCAGAGCAAGTGCCCGCCGCGCAGGATTGA
- a CDS encoding RDD family protein, whose protein sequence is MAAIDYAEHAFMEVWIGRDGERHGPYTEVEVRQWLRSGQVSASDLGWHEGLADWQPLSALFPEEPPPSSTYPPPITPVQPSPATTTSLDNNAGFWKRVAAYLIDSIILSIPGALIEKMLGGDAAQATLEQAQLAASDDAQAMLAALSQYYTTMMPAFLIITAMIWLYFAICESSAWQATVGKLALRIRVTDMQGERISFLRAFGRYPAKYLSALIFGVGFLMVGWTQRKQGLHDLIVNTLVLNGRAGELKDSRKKTGANAGSFNA, encoded by the coding sequence ATGGCTGCCATCGACTATGCGGAGCATGCGTTTATGGAAGTCTGGATCGGACGGGACGGAGAACGGCATGGCCCGTACACGGAAGTCGAAGTACGCCAATGGCTGCGCAGCGGCCAGGTAAGCGCGAGCGACCTGGGCTGGCATGAAGGCCTGGCCGACTGGCAGCCGCTATCCGCACTGTTTCCTGAGGAGCCGCCCCCGTCCTCGACCTATCCCCCACCGATCACTCCGGTGCAGCCGTCGCCAGCGACGACCACCTCGCTGGACAATAACGCGGGGTTCTGGAAGCGCGTGGCCGCGTACCTCATCGACAGCATCATTCTCTCCATCCCCGGCGCGCTAATCGAAAAGATGCTGGGCGGCGACGCGGCCCAAGCAACACTGGAACAGGCGCAACTCGCTGCTTCAGACGATGCGCAAGCCATGCTGGCCGCGCTCAGCCAGTACTACACGACGATGATGCCCGCGTTTCTCATCATCACTGCGATGATCTGGCTGTATTTCGCGATTTGCGAAAGCTCGGCTTGGCAGGCGACGGTCGGCAAGCTCGCGCTGCGCATTCGAGTGACCGATATGCAGGGTGAACGCATCAGCTTCCTGCGCGCGTTCGGCCGCTATCCGGCCAAATACCTCAGCGCACTCATCTTTGGCGTCGGCTTCCTGATGGTTGGCTGGACGCAACGCAAGCAGGGTCTGCACGATTTGATCGTCAATACACTGGTACTTAACGGCCGCGCCGGCGAGCTCAAGGACTCTAGAAAAAAAACCGGTGCCAACGCGGGCTCGTTCAACGCCTGA
- the mnmG gene encoding tRNA uridine-5-carboxymethylaminomethyl(34) synthesis enzyme MnmG: protein MFHPTHYDVIVIGGGHAGTEAALASARAGARTLLLSHNIETIGQMSCNPAIGGIGKGHLVKEIDALGGAMAHAADRAGIQWRTLNASKGPAVRATRCQADRALYKAAIRHMVETQPNLELFQQAVDDLVLEGGRVTGVVTQMGLKFHARTVVLTAGTFLAGKIHIGPAQYAGGRAGDPPASTLAQKLRELPVAADRLKTGTPPRIDMRSIDFSGLEEQPGDDPAPVFSYLGSRAEHPRQVSCWITHTSEHTHELIRGSLDRSPLYSGQIEGVGPRYCPSIEDKVVRFAEKSSHQIFIEPEGLDTFEIYPNGISTSLPYDVQLALVRSIKGFENAHITRPGYAIEYDYFDPRGLHPWLETKTIPGLYFAGQINGTTGYEEAGAQGLIAGLNAALAVKGEAPWYPRRDEAYVGVLIDDLTSNGTIEPYRMFTSRAEYRLHLREDNADLRLTETGHRLGVVPQARYDALRAKRDAVERETRRLGTLWAAPTNTLGAAIERQLGITLSRETNALDLLRRPELDYAKLTSVDGIAPAVDDENVADQVEVQTKYAGYLERQRDEIERQRRHEQTAIPGSFDYDKVRGLSAEVLLKLKRAQPETIGQASRISGVTPAAISLLLVHLKRHAA, encoded by the coding sequence ATGTTTCATCCGACCCACTACGACGTCATCGTGATCGGCGGCGGCCATGCCGGCACCGAAGCCGCCCTCGCCTCGGCGCGCGCGGGTGCGCGCACGCTGCTGCTCAGCCACAACATCGAAACGATCGGGCAGATGAGCTGCAACCCGGCCATCGGGGGCATTGGCAAGGGCCACCTGGTGAAGGAGATCGACGCCCTCGGTGGTGCCATGGCCCATGCAGCCGACCGCGCCGGCATCCAGTGGCGCACGCTGAACGCCTCCAAGGGGCCGGCCGTGCGCGCCACCCGTTGTCAGGCCGACCGCGCGCTGTACAAGGCCGCGATCCGGCACATGGTGGAAACCCAGCCAAACCTGGAACTGTTCCAGCAGGCAGTAGACGACCTGGTCCTGGAAGGCGGGCGCGTCACCGGCGTGGTGACCCAGATGGGCCTGAAGTTCCATGCGCGCACCGTGGTGCTGACCGCCGGCACCTTTCTGGCTGGCAAGATCCACATTGGCCCCGCGCAATACGCTGGCGGCCGTGCCGGTGATCCGCCCGCCAGCACGCTGGCGCAGAAGCTACGCGAACTGCCTGTCGCGGCTGACCGCCTGAAGACCGGCACGCCGCCACGCATCGATATGCGCAGCATCGATTTCTCCGGCCTGGAAGAGCAGCCAGGCGATGATCCCGCCCCGGTGTTCTCCTACCTGGGCTCGCGCGCCGAGCATCCCCGTCAGGTCAGCTGCTGGATCACCCACACCAGCGAGCACACGCACGAACTGATCCGCGGCTCGCTGGATCGCTCGCCGCTATACAGCGGCCAGATCGAAGGCGTCGGTCCGCGCTACTGTCCATCGATCGAGGACAAGGTCGTGCGCTTCGCGGAGAAGAGCTCGCATCAGATCTTCATTGAGCCAGAGGGTCTCGACACCTTCGAGATTTACCCGAACGGCATTTCCACCTCGCTGCCTTATGACGTGCAGCTGGCGCTCGTGCGTTCGATCAAGGGTTTCGAGAATGCGCACATCACGCGGCCGGGTTATGCGATCGAGTACGACTATTTCGATCCACGCGGTCTGCACCCGTGGCTGGAAACCAAAACCATCCCCGGTCTCTACTTCGCCGGGCAGATCAATGGCACCACCGGCTACGAAGAAGCCGGTGCGCAAGGCCTGATTGCAGGACTCAATGCAGCGCTGGCGGTCAAGGGTGAGGCGCCTTGGTATCCACGCCGCGATGAGGCCTATGTTGGCGTGCTGATCGATGACCTCACCAGCAATGGCACCATCGAGCCGTATCGCATGTTCACCTCGCGCGCCGAGTACCGACTGCATCTGCGCGAGGACAACGCGGATCTGCGGCTTACCGAAACCGGGCATCGCCTCGGCGTCGTGCCGCAGGCGCGCTACGACGCGCTGCGCGCGAAGCGCGACGCCGTGGAACGGGAAACGCGGCGCCTGGGTACGTTGTGGGCCGCACCGACCAACACGCTGGGTGCGGCCATCGAGCGTCAGCTCGGTATCACGCTGAGCCGCGAAACCAATGCGCTCGACCTGCTGCGCCGTCCCGAACTTGACTATGCCAAGCTGACCTCGGTGGATGGCATTGCGCCGGCGGTGGACGACGAGAACGTGGCCGACCAGGTCGAAGTACAGACCAAGTACGCCGGCTATCTCGAGCGCCAGCGGGATGAAATCGAACGGCAGCGCCGTCACGAGCAGACCGCGATTCCCGGCAGTTTCGACTACGACAAGGTGCGCGGACTGTCGGCCGAAGTGCTGCTGAAGCTCAAGCGCGCGCAGCCGGAAACCATCGGCCAGGCATCGCGTATCAGCGGCGTCACGCCGGCAGCCATTTCGCTGTTGCTCGTGCATCTGAAACGCCACGCCGCTTGA
- the pepN gene encoding aminopeptidase N, whose product MTMRSDAAPTLIRLNDYRPPAWRVAQVELVFDLGIDTTEVTSRLHLLREPDQQEPLRLDGEGLELLSITLDGEALPETAWRYADHVLEVDGANDGSVLETRVRVQPAANTALEGLYLSGKRESGFLLTQCEAQGFRHITFFPDRPDVLASYTVTLRADRDRFPVLLAGGNPDGQGELEHGRHWARFVDPHPKPSYLFALVAGRLQKIEQDYVTSSGRAVKLVIWAEPDAIGHCRYAMDALERSMRWDEQAYGREYDLDVFHVVATHDFNMGAMENKGLNIFNAKYLLADPDSSTDDEYRAVEAVVAHEYFHNWSGNRVTCRDWFQLSLKEGLTVFREQQFSADMNSPSLKRIEDVALLRRAQFPEDAGPLAHPVRPAQYSEINNFYTATVYEKGSELVRMVAGHLGREGFRRGMDLYFSRHDGHAATLEDFLRALGDANAIDLMPYLAWYSQSGTPRLTARGHYDSAQRTYTLTLSQHTPSTAAQPQKQPLPIPVKLALFDREGRMLPLHLAGDAATGSTERVVVLDRAEQAFVFHHVDASPVASLLRGFSAPVILECDYAPTDLALLLRHDVDGFNRWEAGQQLAARAFDNLRDGAGSSAVDAWCDALAALFGETTLDPALLADLLTPPGEIELSERERLVDPSRVHSLRRQLQERLARRIGDETLLQRYEALAGHTNRDLDALSQARRRLKRRVLDLLALVDPNGAQKLATLQYDNAPSMTDRLAALAVLARGNAPQAAAALVHFRQRYADNPLATDKWFSVQTQLPGDIVLDRVRELEADSTFTLKNPNRVNALFGAWARNNPDGFHRPDGSGYRLLAERLAQLDAINPQVAARLATAFNGWQRLEPTRHAVARAAIDSLAGQPGLSRNLTEIVQSMLHD is encoded by the coding sequence ATGACTATGCGTAGCGACGCCGCACCCACGCTTATCCGGCTCAACGATTACCGCCCGCCCGCCTGGCGCGTTGCGCAGGTGGAACTGGTCTTCGACCTCGGTATCGACACGACCGAGGTGACCTCGCGCTTGCATCTGCTGCGCGAACCCGACCAACAGGAGCCGCTGCGCCTGGATGGCGAGGGCCTGGAGTTGCTGTCGATCACGCTGGACGGTGAGGCGCTGCCCGAAACGGCCTGGCGCTACGCGGACCATGTGCTGGAGGTCGATGGCGCCAACGACGGCAGCGTGCTGGAGACGCGGGTGCGCGTGCAGCCTGCCGCCAACACGGCGCTCGAAGGCCTGTATCTTTCCGGCAAGCGCGAAAGTGGCTTCCTGTTGACCCAGTGCGAGGCGCAGGGCTTCCGGCATATCACGTTCTTCCCCGACCGGCCGGACGTGCTGGCCAGCTATACGGTCACCCTGCGCGCCGATCGCGATCGTTTCCCCGTCCTGCTGGCCGGCGGCAATCCGGATGGCCAGGGCGAGCTGGAGCACGGCCGTCATTGGGCACGCTTTGTCGACCCGCACCCCAAGCCGAGCTATCTGTTTGCCCTGGTCGCCGGCCGATTGCAGAAAATCGAGCAGGACTATGTGACCTCCAGCGGTCGCGCGGTGAAGCTGGTGATCTGGGCCGAGCCCGATGCCATCGGCCACTGCCGTTACGCCATGGATGCGCTGGAGCGCTCGATGCGTTGGGACGAGCAGGCTTATGGCCGCGAGTACGACCTCGACGTATTCCATGTCGTCGCCACACACGACTTCAACATGGGCGCGATGGAGAACAAGGGCCTCAATATCTTCAACGCCAAGTACCTGCTGGCCGACCCCGATTCGAGCACCGACGACGAGTACCGCGCCGTGGAAGCCGTGGTGGCACACGAGTACTTCCACAACTGGAGCGGCAATCGCGTGACGTGCCGCGACTGGTTCCAGCTGTCGCTGAAGGAAGGCCTCACGGTTTTCCGCGAACAGCAGTTCTCCGCCGACATGAACTCGCCCTCGCTCAAGCGGATCGAGGATGTCGCCCTGCTGCGGCGCGCCCAGTTTCCGGAGGACGCCGGCCCGCTCGCGCATCCGGTGCGTCCCGCGCAATACAGCGAGATCAACAATTTCTACACCGCCACGGTCTACGAGAAAGGCTCGGAGTTGGTACGCATGGTGGCCGGTCACCTGGGCCGCGAAGGCTTCCGCCGTGGCATGGATCTGTACTTCTCGCGTCACGATGGCCACGCCGCCACCCTTGAGGATTTCCTGCGCGCCCTTGGCGATGCCAATGCCATCGACCTGATGCCTTATCTTGCTTGGTATAGCCAATCCGGCACGCCACGCCTGACGGCGCGCGGCCACTACGATTCCGCGCAGCGCACTTATACGCTGACCCTGTCGCAGCACACGCCGTCCACCGCGGCACAGCCGCAAAAGCAGCCGCTGCCGATCCCGGTGAAGCTGGCGCTGTTCGATCGTGAGGGCCGCATGCTGCCGCTGCATCTCGCGGGTGACGCAGCTACCGGTTCGACGGAGCGCGTCGTGGTGTTGGATCGCGCCGAACAGGCCTTCGTGTTCCACCATGTGGACGCCTCGCCGGTCGCTTCGCTGCTGCGTGGATTCTCCGCACCGGTGATCCTCGAATGCGATTACGCGCCCACCGATCTCGCCTTGCTGCTGCGCCATGACGTGGACGGCTTCAATCGCTGGGAAGCCGGCCAGCAGCTTGCCGCCCGCGCCTTCGACAATCTGCGCGATGGTGCTGGCAGCTCCGCCGTGGACGCATGGTGCGACGCGTTGGCGGCCCTGTTTGGCGAGACCACGCTCGATCCGGCACTGCTCGCTGATCTGTTGACGCCTCCCGGCGAAATCGAACTGTCCGAGCGCGAGCGCCTGGTCGATCCCTCGCGCGTGCACAGCTTGCGTCGGCAATTGCAGGAGCGCCTGGCCCGACGCATCGGCGACGAAACCCTGTTGCAGCGATACGAGGCGCTTGCCGGCCACACGAATCGGGATCTCGACGCTCTCAGCCAGGCCCGGCGCCGGCTCAAGCGCCGCGTGCTGGACCTGCTTGCGCTGGTCGATCCCAACGGCGCGCAGAAGCTTGCCACCCTTCAATACGACAACGCGCCGAGCATGACGGACCGCCTTGCCGCGCTGGCCGTGCTGGCGCGAGGCAATGCCCCGCAAGCCGCCGCAGCACTGGTCCATTTCCGCCAGCGCTATGCAGACAACCCGCTGGCGACGGACAAGTGGTTCTCGGTACAGACACAGTTGCCCGGCGATATCGTGCTAGATCGCGTTCGCGAGCTGGAAGCGGATTCGACTTTCACGCTCAAGAACCCGAATCGCGTCAATGCCTTGTTTGGCGCGTGGGCGCGCAATAATCCTGATGGATTCCACCGCCCCGACGGCAGCGGCTATCGGCTGCTCGCCGAACGGCTGGCCCAGCTCGATGCGATCAATCCGCAGGTCGCGGCGCGACTGGCTACCGCTTTCAACGGTTGGCAACGCCTGGAACCCACGCGACACGCCGTGGCCAGGGCCGCGATCGACTCCCTCGCGGGGCAACCCGGGCTGTCGCGCAACCTCACCGAAATCGTGCAGAGCATGCTGCACGACTAA
- a CDS encoding aldose 1-epimerase, protein MSDYLAERDHWGPHELAVLTDQARGRRVRIARRGATLVNFEVPTRDGTHDLADGYRDAGELDSRPSSRFAIMVPFANRIADARYSFDGEAHDLQPGVEGVQRAARHGFVRGVDFDITELSADAQAARVTFATQAIRPGLHPGYPFAIDLAVTYTLDAAGLALEAQMRNVGDQAAPCFFGWHPYFKLGDSPVDSWELQIPADSVVRTDADYIPLPGDAACVDMEHEPELDFRRAQAIGARELNHAYADLRCDGDGRSRTRLRDPSRGLAIALWQTSGVMLAFTADTVTRDIRRSVALEPMESWADAFNRPDSAATIRLEPGAERRFLCGVEIASA, encoded by the coding sequence ATGTCGGACTATCTTGCGGAACGCGACCATTGGGGCCCCCACGAACTCGCCGTGCTGACCGATCAGGCGCGCGGCCGTCGGGTACGTATCGCACGGCGCGGGGCCACCCTGGTCAATTTTGAGGTGCCGACGCGAGATGGCACGCACGATCTTGCCGATGGCTACCGCGATGCCGGCGAGCTGGACTCCCGGCCCAGTTCCCGCTTCGCCATCATGGTGCCCTTTGCCAACCGCATTGCCGATGCACGCTACAGCTTCGACGGCGAGGCGCATGATTTGCAGCCTGGCGTCGAGGGCGTCCAGCGTGCAGCCCGCCACGGTTTCGTGCGTGGCGTGGATTTCGACATCACCGAGCTGTCGGCGGATGCGCAGGCGGCGCGCGTAACATTCGCGACGCAGGCGATTCGCCCCGGTCTGCATCCGGGCTATCCGTTCGCGATCGATCTGGCGGTGACCTACACGCTCGATGCGGCCGGCCTCGCGCTGGAAGCGCAGATGCGCAATGTGGGCGATCAGGCGGCGCCCTGCTTCTTCGGCTGGCATCCGTATTTCAAGCTTGGCGACAGCCCTGTCGACAGCTGGGAGCTGCAGATTCCCGCCGACAGCGTCGTGCGCACTGACGCCGACTACATTCCCTTGCCCGGCGACGCGGCGTGCGTCGACATGGAACATGAGCCCGAACTCGATTTCCGCCGCGCTCAGGCCATCGGGGCACGGGAACTCAACCACGCCTATGCGGATCTGCGTTGCGATGGCGACGGGCGCTCACGTACTCGCCTGCGCGATCCATCGCGTGGATTGGCCATCGCCCTGTGGCAGACCTCCGGTGTGATGCTGGCCTTCACGGCCGATACGGTGACGCGCGATATTCGGCGTTCGGTCGCACTCGAGCCGATGGAAAGCTGGGCGGACGCCTTCAACCGTCCCGATAGCGCTGCCACCATTCGTCTCGAACCCGGTGCCGAAAGGCGCTTCCTCTGCGGCGTGGAGATCGCATCAGCATGA
- a CDS encoding pyridoxal-phosphate dependent enzyme has translation MSPNINPAALPSFDQVQQAAARIAPYAVLTPVLRSATLNALTGADLHFKCENLQRGGAFKFRGACNAVWSLDDEQAARGVVTHSSGNHGNALALAAATRGIAAHVIVPDGAVRTKVEAIERAGAILHRCEATQAAREAKAEEVRRATGAELVHPYADTRVMAGQGTAALELLQQSGGLDALITPVGGGGLAAGTAIAAHGLAPQLILHGAEPEGADDAARSLAQGHRVGPFTAHTICDGLRTLIGETNYDALRMHRVQVATVSDEEVVAAMKLLWNELKLVVEPSSATVLAALLRYPERFAGRRVGLVLSGGNVDLDALPW, from the coding sequence ATGAGCCCAAACATCAACCCGGCGGCGCTACCCAGCTTCGATCAGGTCCAGCAAGCGGCGGCGCGTATCGCACCCTATGCCGTGCTCACGCCAGTGCTTCGCAGTGCCACGTTGAATGCGCTGACTGGTGCCGACCTGCATTTCAAATGCGAGAACCTGCAGCGTGGCGGCGCGTTCAAATTCCGCGGCGCGTGCAATGCAGTGTGGTCACTGGATGATGAGCAGGCGGCACGTGGCGTCGTCACGCATTCGTCCGGCAACCATGGCAACGCTCTGGCGCTGGCCGCTGCGACGCGCGGCATCGCCGCGCACGTGATCGTGCCGGATGGCGCCGTGCGCACCAAGGTGGAAGCGATCGAACGTGCTGGCGCGATCCTGCATCGCTGCGAGGCGACCCAGGCCGCCCGCGAAGCCAAGGCCGAGGAAGTGCGCCGTGCCACGGGGGCCGAACTGGTACATCCCTATGCCGATACGCGCGTGATGGCCGGGCAGGGCACCGCAGCGCTGGAATTGCTGCAGCAAAGCGGTGGACTGGATGCGCTGATCACGCCGGTCGGCGGTGGCGGTCTCGCGGCAGGCACGGCCATTGCAGCGCACGGGCTGGCGCCTCAGCTCATACTGCATGGTGCCGAGCCGGAAGGTGCGGACGATGCCGCCCGTTCGCTGGCTCAAGGCCATCGAGTCGGTCCCTTTACAGCCCACACGATTTGCGACGGTCTACGTACGTTGATCGGCGAAACCAACTACGACGCGCTGCGCATGCATCGCGTGCAGGTGGCGACGGTGAGTGACGAGGAAGTCGTCGCTGCGATGAAGCTGCTGTGGAACGAACTGAAGCTGGTGGTTGAGCCTTCCAGCGCGACGGTGCTGGCGGCGCTGCTCAGGTATCCGGAGCGTTTCGCGGGCCGTCGCGTGGGGCTCGTGCTCAGCGGTGGCAATGTCGATCTTGATGCGTTGCCGTGGTGA
- a CDS encoding alkylphosphonate utilization protein, giving the protein MKDSHGAVLLDGDSVQVIKDLKVKGSSQTLKRGTVFKSIRVDEDNPEEVECRDGRSTLVLKSCFIKKV; this is encoded by the coding sequence GTGAAAGACAGTCATGGCGCCGTGTTGCTCGACGGCGATTCGGTGCAGGTCATCAAGGACCTCAAGGTGAAAGGCTCGTCGCAGACGCTCAAGCGCGGCACCGTGTTCAAGTCCATTCGCGTGGACGAGGACAATCCTGAAGAAGTCGAATGCCGCGATGGGCGCTCCACGCTGGTGTTGAAGAGCTGCTTTATCAAGAAGGTCTGA